One genomic window of Desulfovibrio sp. Huiquan2017 includes the following:
- a CDS encoding HD domain-containing phosphohydrolase has product MAEHLTKTPEVPKSIGGAGQGVKIGVVLAFVLVISVGIVLLAARAVRDKQAGMLENQQKRFQLLTQGRSEVMTSWLENLSHQGDRLIKSDLFRLYAAEVDTYAGDLSNLFVRLHSDQSSESGEGATLAEQLPMMENMLREFSTYAGFLNARILSRKGEAYIATDGYLPPMSQEQTGLAMAAIRGKGPQYSTLRKTAQGLEMDVFVPVYPPDAVGGAEETPGQKAVGVLMMTRQVSGKITELLSNSPLAVKGEKTRLMQKSGAGYREVAPWTSEGFLDIGFPIKVDESGHIPFGIRPSLEDGDTQVYSLGVRIPGPAWWLVQEIDYGEAMKPIVDYTRAVYIVAGLGILTALLIAGLAWWILTGVQSQRIAEQFRALATQIEEQKLFIDSINANIDEFIVLKDAHGKFTYVNDAFAAAAGRPKEELIGMDTAAVFGFDTAKRLESIDEVVVGEKRKLTISEPIFIRSRRHQFQVSKSPYYAKDGTCQGIVEVYRDVTEFVAAQEKNKRLIKNAMEALGSTIEAADPYLGGHTKLLAGLSVEVAKAMHLSEMDIAEIETAANLSQIGKMFVPNEILTKPGKLTPEEMVIMEGHVEYAYRILKDIDIAEGVLTAIYQMNERLDGTGYPKKLKGGDIILLARILAVLNVFCAMIRPRSYRGAKAPEEALEILSREASRFDSAVVTALANVLGTPNGERLLGEDRS; this is encoded by the coding sequence GCTGAACATCTTACCAAGACCCCGGAGGTCCCCAAGTCGATCGGGGGAGCCGGGCAGGGCGTCAAAATCGGCGTGGTGCTGGCTTTTGTGCTGGTCATCTCGGTGGGCATCGTCCTGCTCGCCGCCAGGGCGGTGCGGGATAAGCAGGCCGGGATGTTGGAAAACCAGCAGAAGCGATTTCAACTACTGACCCAAGGGCGCTCCGAGGTCATGACGTCCTGGCTTGAGAATCTGTCCCACCAAGGCGACCGGCTGATCAAGTCCGACCTCTTCCGGCTCTACGCAGCGGAGGTGGACACCTATGCCGGCGACCTGTCCAACCTCTTCGTGCGATTGCACTCCGATCAATCCTCGGAGAGTGGGGAGGGCGCGACCCTGGCCGAGCAATTGCCCATGATGGAGAACATGCTCCGCGAATTCTCCACCTACGCGGGCTTCCTCAACGCCCGGATCCTGAGCCGCAAGGGCGAGGCCTACATCGCCACCGACGGCTACCTGCCACCCATGAGCCAGGAGCAGACCGGGCTGGCGATGGCAGCCATCAGGGGCAAGGGACCGCAGTATTCCACCTTGCGTAAGACCGCGCAGGGGCTTGAGATGGATGTGTTCGTCCCGGTCTACCCGCCCGACGCCGTGGGCGGCGCCGAGGAAACCCCCGGCCAGAAGGCCGTGGGCGTGCTCATGATGACCCGACAGGTCTCCGGCAAGATCACCGAGCTGCTGTCCAACTCCCCGTTGGCCGTCAAGGGGGAAAAGACCCGCCTCATGCAGAAGAGCGGCGCGGGTTACCGCGAGGTCGCGCCGTGGACCTCCGAGGGCTTCCTGGACATCGGATTCCCCATAAAAGTCGATGAGAGCGGGCATATTCCTTTCGGGATCAGGCCTAGCCTCGAAGACGGCGATACCCAGGTCTATTCCCTGGGCGTGCGCATCCCGGGCCCGGCCTGGTGGCTGGTCCAGGAAATCGACTACGGCGAGGCCATGAAACCCATTGTCGATTACACCCGTGCGGTCTACATCGTGGCCGGGTTGGGCATCCTGACCGCCTTGCTTATCGCCGGGTTGGCTTGGTGGATTCTGACCGGGGTGCAAAGCCAGCGCATCGCCGAGCAGTTCCGCGCTCTGGCCACCCAGATCGAGGAACAGAAGTTGTTCATCGACTCCATCAACGCCAATATCGACGAATTCATCGTCCTCAAGGACGCGCACGGCAAGTTCACCTACGTCAACGACGCCTTTGCCGCGGCCGCCGGGCGGCCCAAAGAGGAACTCATCGGCATGGACACCGCCGCCGTATTCGGCTTTGACACGGCCAAGCGGCTGGAATCCATCGATGAAGTGGTCGTCGGCGAGAAGCGCAAGCTGACCATCAGCGAGCCCATCTTCATCCGCTCCCGGCGCCACCAGTTCCAGGTGTCCAAATCCCCATACTACGCCAAGGACGGCACCTGCCAAGGGATCGTCGAGGTCTACCGCGATGTGACCGAGTTCGTGGCCGCCCAGGAGAAGAACAAGCGTTTGATCAAGAACGCCATGGAGGCCCTGGGCTCGACCATCGAGGCGGCCGACCCGTACCTGGGCGGTCATACCAAGCTTCTGGCCGGACTGTCCGTGGAGGTGGCCAAGGCCATGCACCTCTCCGAAATGGATATTGCCGAGATCGAGACCGCCGCCAACCTGTCCCAGATCGGCAAGATGTTCGTGCCCAATGAGATCCTGACCAAGCCGGGCAAGCTCACTCCCGAGGAGATGGTCATCATGGAGGGGCACGTCGAATACGCCTACCGCATCCTCAAGGACATCGACATAGCCGAGGGCGTGCTTACCGCCATCTATCAGATGAACGAGCGCCTGGACGGCACGGGGTATCCCAAGAAGCTCAAGGGCGGCGACATCATTCTGCTGGCCCGCATTCTCGCGGTGCTGAATGTGTTCTGCGCCATGATTCGCCCGCGTTCCTATCGGGGGGCAAAGGCCCCGGAAGAGGCCTTGGAGATTCTGTCCCGCGAAGCCAGCCGCTTCGACTCCGCAGTGGTCACGGCCTTGGCCAATGTCCTCGGGACTCCCAACGGAGAGCGCCTTCTGGGAGAGGACAGGAGTTAA